In Polynucleobacter arcticus, the following proteins share a genomic window:
- a CDS encoding peroxiredoxin, with protein sequence MSLRINDVAPNFTADSTAGTVCLHDWIGDSYAILFSHPKDFTPVCTTEFGAVAQLVPEFHKRNTKVLGVSVDNVDEHQKWKKDIAAFAGAPADFPIIDDTSLLVSKLYDMLPADAYLPDGRTPANTATVRTVFIIGPDKKLRLTMSYPMSVGRNFAEILRALDAIQATDGKPLATPANWIPGQDVIVGLALNDEQAKAQFGEIDIKLPYLRFVKAPAK encoded by the coding sequence ATGTCACTACGAATTAATGATGTCGCACCAAACTTTACTGCCGACTCTACTGCCGGTACCGTATGCTTGCATGATTGGATCGGTGATAGCTATGCCATCTTGTTTTCTCATCCAAAGGATTTCACACCAGTATGTACTACTGAGTTCGGAGCAGTAGCGCAATTAGTCCCTGAATTTCACAAGCGCAACACAAAAGTGTTGGGTGTATCTGTAGACAACGTAGATGAGCATCAAAAGTGGAAAAAAGACATTGCCGCGTTTGCAGGAGCTCCGGCAGATTTTCCAATCATTGACGATACCTCTTTGCTAGTATCAAAACTCTACGACATGTTGCCTGCAGATGCTTACCTACCAGATGGACGCACTCCCGCCAATACTGCTACTGTTCGTACCGTTTTTATCATTGGCCCAGACAAGAAGCTGCGTCTGACTATGTCTTATCCAATGTCTGTTGGACGTAATTTTGCAGAGATCTTAAGAGCATTGGATGCAATTCAGGCTACTGATGGTAAGCCATTGGCAACCCCAGCTAATTGGATCCCTGGGCAAGATGTGATTGTTGGTTTAGCTTTAAATGATGAACAGGCAAAAGCTCAGTTCGGAGAGATTGATATCAAATTACCGTATTTGCGCTTCGTTAAGGCACCAGCGAAGTAA
- a CDS encoding lipocalin-like domain-containing protein: protein MHHSRRRHFIQALVMSYALPISQWAHSASVYYPPVRARALVFPRDYGAHPEFRTEWWYLTGWLGSDPDAMGFQVTFFRSRTQHSSDNPSRFAPTQLLFAHAALAIPAEGKLRHAEAAGRVGTAGAAFSTTDTQLRLANWTMERTENDHYQFYIPADTFTLHLEAIPSQLPILRGNQGFSAKGPSTELASHYYSRPQLNVTAQIEIKDTSSRSKKNSAMKYSGVGWLDHEWSSSLLMPGAVGWDWIGINLLDGGSIMAFRIRDETGKTLFSEWDRRDPKGRALERYTNAVWEAIGQWRSPRSLANYPAGFLIRAGNQEFRLQTLMQNQEVDARASTGGFYYEGAVEMSRNKVIIGRGYLELTGYSQAVKL, encoded by the coding sequence ATGCACCATTCTAGACGCCGTCATTTTATACAAGCATTAGTAATGTCTTATGCCCTCCCGATTTCTCAATGGGCGCACTCAGCTTCAGTTTACTATCCGCCCGTTCGTGCGAGAGCATTGGTATTCCCGCGAGATTACGGAGCACATCCCGAATTTAGAACCGAATGGTGGTACCTCACTGGTTGGCTTGGCTCAGATCCAGACGCAATGGGTTTCCAGGTCACTTTCTTTCGGAGTCGCACTCAACATTCATCTGATAATCCAAGTCGGTTTGCGCCCACTCAACTCCTATTTGCGCATGCGGCCTTGGCCATACCGGCAGAGGGTAAATTACGACACGCTGAGGCTGCGGGAAGGGTTGGTACTGCGGGCGCTGCTTTCAGTACCACCGACACTCAATTACGTTTAGCAAATTGGACAATGGAGAGGACTGAAAATGATCACTATCAGTTTTACATTCCAGCGGATACCTTCACGTTACATTTGGAAGCGATTCCATCCCAACTTCCTATTTTAAGGGGGAATCAGGGGTTTTCAGCAAAAGGTCCCAGCACAGAACTGGCTAGCCATTATTACAGCCGCCCACAACTCAATGTCACCGCTCAGATTGAGATAAAAGACACATCATCAAGATCCAAAAAAAACTCTGCCATGAAATACTCTGGCGTTGGCTGGCTTGATCATGAATGGTCGAGTAGTTTACTGATGCCAGGAGCAGTTGGCTGGGATTGGATTGGCATAAACCTGCTCGATGGTGGAAGCATCATGGCCTTTCGTATCCGAGATGAGACAGGCAAGACTTTATTTAGCGAATGGGATCGGCGCGATCCAAAAGGTCGAGCCCTAGAGCGCTACACAAATGCTGTTTGGGAGGCAATAGGCCAATGGCGCTCACCCCGATCCCTGGCAAATTATCCGGCAGGGTTTTTAATTCGGGCGGGTAATCAAGAATTTCGCTTGCAAACTTTGATGCAAAATCAAGAAGTAGATGCTCGCGCCAGTACAGGCGGTTTTTACTATGAGGGTGCTGTTGAAATGAGTCGGAATAAGGTAATTATTGGCCGAGGCTACCTTGAGCTGACTGGCTATAGTCAAGCAGTGAAGTTATAA
- a CDS encoding ABC transporter permease yields the protein MLFYWLLSSAFKAQPGRWLIAGLAIALGITLAVAIHTVNRSALNEFSRALDLVNGQASAQIVMPTGEFSDQLYDQIVAQQTELGIRAVSPVLERSTAQIHVLGIDVFQAARVSPALVPLTSEAQGQGLFSDDAIFLSATALQKLQLSVGDSLALDYEGKIVRLKVTGTVPGAIGQAIAVMDLGTMQWRLGGLGRISRIDVQLQDGKGIEEVANAVQNLNLGVRLIGSQERDRRASNLSRAYRVNLNVLALVALFTGAFLVFTTISFSVLRQQSQLALLSILGASSRWIFSLVLAQAGSIAALGGLLGTGLGLALAWALLNVLGGDLGGGYFSAVIPPLEIDPLVLLSFWILAIAVGLLAAYFPAKAATAGRPTEQLRSDSAERVLEPVMDHRIALFFGLASLALAFMPALDDLPLAAYASIACLLLAGLALIPWLVHHCFSKLAIGLAHWKKQPSSLTLAVWRLAQAPASAAGLIAGVVAALALSVAMVVMVASFRDSMTQWLDQVLPADLYANFKQLNLGDELLKNPNLLGILERVPGIERYELTVQRKILFQSDRPEVTLIARPIQQDRAAQSLPLMGSTLPVSSLPNQPSLPAVYISEAMVDLYGWRPGEIHSLPAFNEQQGPQKVWIAGIFRDYGRQHGAVVIDLATYQRMSGDYRYSGIALWLVNQADPVAVLSALRAAIPQLRDQEFNNRSDLRALSLTIFDRTFALTYALEIAALLVALFAIATGFTGQALLRQKEYALVHYLGQSNAQRTAWISIESGLLLGLAVIWGTLLGLLMSQILIHRINPQSFHWTMDTSVPYFALAVLMVALVGSGIAAAIWATKRNLNPANLITALRKEW from the coding sequence ATGCTGTTTTATTGGCTGCTTTCGTCCGCTTTTAAGGCGCAACCTGGTCGATGGCTTATAGCGGGCCTCGCAATTGCCTTAGGTATAACGCTTGCAGTTGCAATTCATACAGTTAATCGTTCAGCGCTAAATGAGTTTAGCCGCGCATTAGACCTCGTCAATGGCCAGGCATCCGCCCAAATCGTGATGCCCACCGGTGAATTCTCAGACCAACTATATGACCAAATTGTTGCGCAACAAACCGAACTTGGGATCCGCGCAGTCAGCCCAGTTTTAGAGCGAAGCACTGCTCAAATTCATGTTCTTGGAATAGATGTTTTTCAGGCGGCTCGAGTATCGCCTGCTTTGGTACCCTTGACCTCTGAAGCGCAAGGACAAGGATTATTTTCAGATGACGCAATCTTTTTATCGGCTACTGCCTTACAAAAGTTGCAATTATCGGTAGGCGATTCTTTGGCATTGGATTACGAAGGGAAGATAGTACGACTTAAGGTGACTGGTACCGTGCCGGGAGCAATAGGGCAAGCAATTGCAGTGATGGACCTGGGGACTATGCAGTGGCGCTTAGGAGGGCTTGGGCGGATTAGTCGAATTGATGTGCAGTTACAGGATGGCAAAGGGATTGAGGAAGTAGCCAATGCCGTCCAAAACCTCAATCTTGGTGTTCGTTTAATTGGCTCCCAAGAGCGTGATCGCCGCGCCTCCAATCTATCTCGCGCCTACCGTGTCAACTTGAATGTTTTGGCCCTCGTTGCTCTCTTTACAGGCGCTTTCTTGGTCTTTACGACTATTAGCTTTTCAGTCTTACGCCAACAGTCACAACTGGCACTTTTAAGTATATTAGGCGCGAGCTCTCGCTGGATATTTTCCTTAGTTCTGGCACAAGCTGGCAGTATTGCTGCCCTAGGAGGACTATTAGGCACTGGCTTGGGGCTTGCTCTTGCATGGGCTTTATTGAATGTTTTAGGTGGTGATTTAGGAGGCGGTTATTTCTCTGCAGTGATACCGCCCTTAGAGATTGATCCCTTGGTGTTGTTGAGCTTTTGGATCCTCGCAATTGCAGTCGGTTTATTGGCTGCTTACTTTCCAGCAAAAGCGGCAACGGCAGGACGCCCCACTGAGCAATTGAGATCGGACTCTGCAGAGCGTGTATTAGAGCCTGTTATGGATCATCGTATTGCCCTATTCTTTGGTCTTGCTAGCTTAGCTCTGGCATTTATGCCTGCTCTTGATGATCTTCCCTTAGCTGCGTATGCATCAATTGCCTGCTTATTACTTGCTGGCTTAGCTCTGATTCCTTGGTTAGTTCATCATTGTTTTTCTAAACTCGCAATCGGACTGGCGCACTGGAAAAAACAACCATCGTCCCTTACATTGGCTGTCTGGCGCTTAGCTCAAGCACCTGCTAGCGCTGCAGGATTGATAGCTGGTGTTGTGGCAGCTCTGGCGCTAAGCGTGGCCATGGTAGTGATGGTTGCTAGTTTTCGAGATTCTATGACCCAGTGGCTTGACCAGGTATTACCGGCAGATTTATATGCCAACTTTAAGCAGCTGAATTTGGGCGATGAACTACTCAAGAACCCTAATCTCCTGGGCATTCTTGAGAGAGTGCCAGGTATTGAGCGTTATGAACTCACTGTTCAGCGTAAGATTCTTTTTCAATCTGATCGACCTGAGGTCACTTTAATTGCTCGGCCAATCCAACAAGATCGGGCAGCACAATCCCTTCCTTTAATGGGCTCGACCCTCCCCGTAAGCTCCCTACCAAATCAGCCCTCCCTTCCGGCGGTTTATATCTCTGAAGCTATGGTGGATTTATACGGCTGGCGTCCTGGTGAGATTCACAGTCTTCCGGCTTTTAATGAACAGCAAGGCCCGCAAAAAGTATGGATTGCAGGCATTTTTCGGGACTATGGTCGACAGCATGGTGCCGTAGTGATTGATCTTGCTACTTACCAAAGGATGAGTGGAGACTATCGGTATTCAGGTATTGCGCTTTGGCTTGTCAATCAAGCGGATCCCGTAGCAGTGCTCAGTGCACTACGAGCTGCCATTCCACAGTTACGAGATCAGGAGTTTAATAATCGGAGTGATCTACGAGCCTTATCATTGACGATCTTTGATCGAACTTTTGCCTTGACCTATGCCCTAGAGATTGCAGCTCTGTTAGTGGCACTGTTTGCTATAGCAACAGGATTTACAGGTCAAGCCTTACTGCGTCAGAAAGAGTACGCCTTGGTGCACTACTTGGGACAATCAAATGCCCAGCGAACCGCTTGGATTAGTATTGAGTCAGGGCTATTGTTAGGTTTAGCTGTGATTTGGGGGACACTGTTAGGTTTGCTAATGAGTCAGATATTAATTCATCGCATTAACCCACAATCCTTTCATTGGACCATGGATACGAGCGTGCCTTATTTTGCCTTGGCTGTTCTGATGGTCGCTTTAGTAGGTTCAGGTATTGCAGCAGCTATATGGGCTACTAAGCGTAATCTCAACCCAGCAAATTTAATTACTGCATTACGAAAGGAGTGGTGA
- a CDS encoding ABC transporter ATP-binding protein encodes MTTLLQAEGLARRVSTDRWLFRGLNIALAAGEQLALQGASGVGKSTLLNLLAGLDQPDEGRLLFEGKDLKVMEEDKRLHLRRAAFGFVFQAFHLMPHLTALQNVMVPCLIGGLPIDQAKERAQTLLNALGLAAAYEQFPVVLSGGEQQRVALARALVHRPKIVFADEPTGNLDPITANLALELLCRTCRENNAALVMVTHSEKAAERLDRRLVLTN; translated from the coding sequence ATGACGACCTTACTACAAGCTGAAGGCCTAGCGCGTCGCGTAAGTACTGATCGCTGGCTATTTCGGGGATTAAATATTGCCCTGGCTGCTGGCGAGCAACTCGCTCTTCAGGGCGCCTCTGGGGTAGGTAAATCGACCCTCCTCAATCTCTTGGCAGGTCTGGATCAACCCGATGAAGGTCGCTTGCTTTTTGAAGGTAAAGATCTCAAAGTAATGGAAGAAGATAAACGACTGCATCTACGCAGAGCAGCGTTCGGTTTTGTGTTTCAGGCATTTCATTTAATGCCACACCTTACTGCATTACAAAATGTAATGGTGCCATGTTTAATAGGGGGACTCCCCATTGACCAAGCAAAAGAACGTGCACAGACTCTTTTAAATGCGCTAGGTTTAGCTGCTGCTTATGAACAATTTCCGGTTGTTTTATCCGGGGGGGAGCAACAACGCGTTGCGCTCGCGCGTGCTTTAGTACATCGTCCCAAAATTGTATTTGCGGATGAGCCAACTGGCAACCTCGACCCGATTACTGCTAATCTTGCTTTGGAGCTTTTATGCCGCACCTGTCGTGAAAATAATGCGGCCTTAGTCATGGTCACCCATTCAGAGAAAGCTGCTGAGCGCTTAGATCGCCGTTTAGTTTTAACAAACTAA
- a CDS encoding CIA30 family protein, which translates to MNFTNPDLMRNCWIVNDGVMGGISQSGLRQDEQGILFEGQVSLANNGGFASMRSTAKFPKGTQQIELLAKGDGKRYKLVLRTELAPRVTYAADFIAEPTWQALRFTVNQFKPTFRGQTINAPALSFSDVIEFGILISNNQAESFAIQLKTLQST; encoded by the coding sequence ATGAACTTTACTAACCCTGATCTGATGCGTAACTGCTGGATTGTGAATGATGGCGTGATGGGTGGCATTTCTCAGTCGGGTCTTCGCCAAGACGAGCAAGGCATACTTTTTGAGGGGCAAGTATCACTAGCAAATAATGGTGGCTTTGCTTCCATGCGTTCAACAGCAAAATTTCCCAAAGGTACTCAACAGATTGAGCTTTTAGCAAAAGGAGATGGAAAGCGTTACAAGCTAGTCTTACGTACTGAGTTAGCACCACGGGTGACTTATGCAGCAGATTTCATTGCTGAACCGACTTGGCAAGCTTTGCGGTTTACCGTAAATCAATTCAAACCGACATTCCGTGGACAAACCATTAATGCACCCGCCCTATCCTTTTCTGATGTAATTGAATTTGGCATTCTAATTTCAAACAATCAGGCCGAAAGCTTTGCTATTCAATTAAAAACACTGCAATCCACCTAG
- a CDS encoding isoprenylcysteine carboxyl methyltransferase family protein yields MTLAILILSLLTVQRLAELGLAKRNTARLLARGGIEKSPGHYAFIVAMHFAWLAILWLNVRDSYINFWWLSLFIVLQFLRIWVIATLGDRWTTRIIIVPGEARIQRGPYRYLSHPNYVIVAAEIIALPMALGLPWIALVFTVLNAAILWVRIRAESKALAEADSPH; encoded by the coding sequence TTGACTCTTGCCATATTAATCTTATCCCTTTTAACAGTGCAACGTTTGGCTGAATTAGGACTTGCAAAACGCAATACCGCACGCTTACTCGCACGTGGGGGAATTGAAAAATCACCAGGTCACTACGCTTTTATTGTTGCAATGCATTTCGCTTGGTTGGCCATACTCTGGCTCAATGTCCGCGACTCTTACATAAACTTTTGGTGGCTATCCCTCTTCATTGTGCTGCAATTTTTACGCATCTGGGTTATTGCTACGCTCGGTGATCGCTGGACAACGCGCATCATCATAGTTCCAGGTGAGGCACGTATACAACGAGGTCCATATCGTTATCTTTCCCATCCTAATTATGTAATCGTAGCTGCCGAAATAATTGCTTTACCAATGGCCTTAGGGTTGCCATGGATTGCTTTGGTTTTCACTGTACTCAATGCAGCCATTCTTTGGGTGCGCATACGCGCTGAGTCTAAGGCTCTTGCCGAGGCAGACTCCCCACACTAA
- a CDS encoding type III polyketide synthase, which translates to MRDHFQERFPEFDRLASVFQNAGIESRAIAMPLDWYLQPLGLKERNSAYLEVANRLFIESAQNALNEAKISAADVDIVITISSSGIATPTLEARAFVELGLRPDILRVPVFGLGCAGGVSGLVLGAHLAQANPGSVVLIVAVELCSLWFHQDTLTKANIIASALFADGAAAVVLTKARANDCNIVGFGVQHTWPSTLGIMGWDVNDEGLEVVFDRDIPPFVRRQIAPVMAEFLNRLGLTPDAIKRFAFHPGGTKVLEALEAALKIKTGSLDIERSVLKNHGNMSAPTVLFVLKQLLKNATTGTYLMSALGPGFTAVAIPVTVRN; encoded by the coding sequence ATGCGCGATCATTTTCAAGAGCGCTTTCCTGAATTCGATCGCCTAGCATCTGTGTTTCAAAATGCGGGCATCGAGAGTAGAGCTATTGCAATGCCACTTGATTGGTATCTTCAGCCACTTGGTTTGAAGGAGCGTAACTCCGCCTATCTCGAGGTCGCAAATCGCCTATTTATCGAGTCAGCTCAAAATGCTCTTAATGAAGCAAAAATTAGTGCAGCCGATGTAGATATTGTTATTACCATTAGCTCAAGTGGTATCGCAACGCCCACACTCGAAGCGCGAGCTTTTGTAGAGCTTGGCTTGCGACCCGATATTCTGCGTGTACCCGTATTTGGCTTGGGATGTGCTGGCGGTGTCAGCGGATTAGTACTAGGAGCCCATTTAGCACAAGCAAATCCGGGTTCTGTTGTTTTGATAGTTGCAGTCGAGCTTTGTTCGCTGTGGTTTCATCAAGATACCTTAACAAAAGCAAACATCATCGCTTCGGCGCTATTTGCAGACGGTGCTGCAGCCGTAGTTCTCACTAAGGCACGAGCAAATGATTGCAATATCGTAGGCTTTGGCGTACAGCATACATGGCCATCGACATTAGGAATTATGGGCTGGGATGTAAATGATGAGGGCTTAGAGGTAGTCTTCGACCGAGATATTCCGCCGTTTGTTAGACGACAAATTGCGCCAGTAATGGCGGAGTTTCTTAACCGCTTAGGTTTGACGCCTGATGCAATTAAGCGTTTTGCATTTCATCCTGGTGGTACAAAAGTTCTTGAAGCGCTTGAGGCTGCCCTTAAGATCAAAACAGGATCTCTTGATATAGAGCGAAGCGTGCTAAAAAATCATGGCAATATGTCAGCTCCCACTGTTTTATTTGTTCTAAAACAACTTCTCAAGAATGCTACTACTGGCACATACCTCATGTCAGCCTTAGGTCCCGGTTTTACCGCAGTCGCGATTCCTGTAACAGTTCGAAATTGA
- a CDS encoding class I SAM-dependent methyltransferase yields the protein MKNIKIVGLFTLLLAVNLTMAQQASPPGYVSVSGSIDGIGKCYMGREISGVMGWQGASWLEREKREREERTDLLLDALALQPGMVVADIGAGTGYLSRRMAPLVMPGGKIIALDLQPEMVNILQTGVKLSGLTQIEVKLGSVDNIKLPKNSIDVAIMVDVYHELAYPYEIMSSIMQALKPRGRIVFVEYKAEDVRVPIKPLHKMSEAQIKREASIFALEWERSVSSLPWQHVVIFRKLI from the coding sequence ATGAAAAATATTAAGATTGTTGGCTTATTTACATTATTACTTGCTGTTAACCTTACTATGGCACAGCAGGCTAGTCCGCCGGGCTATGTCTCGGTATCAGGGAGCATTGATGGTATTGGTAAGTGTTATATGGGTCGTGAAATATCAGGGGTCATGGGCTGGCAAGGTGCCTCATGGCTTGAGCGAGAAAAGCGGGAGCGTGAGGAACGTACCGATTTATTGCTAGATGCGTTGGCTTTGCAACCAGGAATGGTTGTGGCTGACATTGGTGCGGGTACTGGGTATCTATCCCGTCGCATGGCACCGCTAGTGATGCCAGGCGGAAAAATTATCGCGCTGGACTTGCAGCCTGAAATGGTCAATATTCTCCAGACTGGAGTAAAGCTTTCAGGGCTTACGCAAATTGAAGTGAAGCTTGGCTCAGTCGATAACATCAAATTACCTAAAAATTCAATCGATGTGGCTATTATGGTCGACGTTTATCATGAACTGGCCTACCCATACGAAATCATGAGCAGCATCATGCAGGCCCTCAAGCCCCGAGGACGTATCGTCTTCGTTGAATATAAGGCAGAAGATGTACGAGTGCCAATCAAACCCCTCCATAAAATGAGTGAGGCACAGATTAAGCGAGAAGCAAGTATTTTTGCGCTGGAGTGGGAGCGATCTGTCAGTTCACTACCTTGGCAACATGTTGTCATCTTTCGTAAGTTAATTTAA
- a CDS encoding acyl-CoA thioesterase has protein sequence MDLNHSNSELMMTVLMTPDKANFIGNVHGGDLLKLLDQVAYACASRYSGKQVVTMSVDQVTFRQPVHVGELVSCYASVNFTGNTSMEIGIKVIAENIQSQIKRHVNSCFFTMVATDQSGKPTPVPTFTPNTPDQFRRHKGAELRRELRRHYEEESLDIRQSKAILESGKS, from the coding sequence ATGGACTTGAATCATTCTAATTCTGAATTAATGATGACTGTATTGATGACACCCGATAAAGCAAACTTTATCGGGAATGTTCATGGCGGTGATTTACTTAAGCTGCTTGATCAAGTAGCGTACGCCTGTGCTAGCCGTTATTCTGGGAAACAAGTAGTAACTATGAGTGTTGACCAGGTAACTTTCAGGCAACCCGTGCATGTGGGAGAGCTAGTATCTTGCTATGCTTCTGTAAACTTCACTGGAAACACTTCAATGGAGATTGGCATTAAGGTGATTGCCGAGAATATTCAATCGCAGATTAAGCGACATGTAAATAGTTGTTTTTTCACGATGGTAGCCACAGACCAAAGTGGTAAACCCACACCTGTACCAACTTTTACTCCAAATACACCAGATCAGTTTCGTCGCCATAAAGGTGCAGAACTTCGTCGAGAATTACGTCGTCATTATGAAGAAGAGTCTCTAGATATTAGACAATCCAAGGCAATACTAGAATCCGGTAAGAGCTAA
- a CDS encoding class II aldolase/adducin family protein, with protein sequence MLETICDTLIDAYKRNWITSRDGNVSIRHHDRDHFYITPSGVRKQTLQPDQFKKIKLLGETWEELDYTDISKNLRPSGEIPLHFGLQKKLGQHSNEVRVVVHLHPTYCIAAMHAGIDLSTVSEAFPELNRYTKVAPNVQDVEPISQQLADQCHANLQLDEDGFIGFDIVGIKGHGVVAVDVSPWQAYEHIERLEHICKIVLASGKYDS encoded by the coding sequence ATGCTAGAAACAATTTGTGACACCTTGATAGACGCATATAAGCGTAATTGGATTACCAGTAGAGACGGTAATGTCAGCATCAGGCATCACGATCGTGATCATTTTTACATTACACCTAGTGGCGTTCGTAAGCAAACATTGCAGCCTGATCAGTTCAAAAAAATTAAGTTATTGGGCGAAACTTGGGAAGAGCTTGATTACACCGATATTAGTAAAAATTTAAGACCTAGCGGCGAGATACCATTGCATTTTGGACTTCAGAAAAAATTGGGGCAACACAGCAATGAGGTGAGGGTGGTGGTGCATTTACACCCAACCTACTGTATTGCAGCCATGCATGCTGGCATTGATCTTAGCACTGTTAGTGAGGCATTCCCCGAGCTTAATCGTTATACAAAGGTTGCTCCCAATGTACAAGATGTTGAACCGATTAGTCAGCAACTTGCGGATCAGTGTCATGCTAATTTACAACTAGATGAAGATGGCTTTATTGGCTTTGATATTGTTGGCATTAAGGGGCACGGAGTGGTTGCAGTCGACGTTTCTCCTTGGCAAGCCTATGAACACATCGAGCGACTTGAGCACATATGTAAGATAGTTCTAGCATCTGGAAAATATGATTCGTAA
- a CDS encoding DUF2237 family protein — MIRKLLSLFLIALSSSVMADMARGFNVLEQELAPLKGNQITGFYRDGYCRTDENDPGQHAVAATMTQKFLDYTKSRGNDLQTPKPRSSFPGLKPGDKWCLCTARWIEAEEAGVAPPVNLPATHKAALTLVPLKTLQKYQTK; from the coding sequence ATGATTCGTAAATTACTTTCCCTTTTTTTGATAGCTTTATCTTCTTCAGTTATGGCTGATATGGCAAGAGGTTTCAATGTTTTAGAGCAAGAGCTAGCTCCTCTTAAGGGCAATCAAATTACGGGGTTTTATAGAGATGGATATTGTCGTACCGATGAAAACGATCCAGGTCAACATGCGGTTGCAGCAACCATGACCCAAAAGTTTCTTGATTACACAAAATCTCGTGGAAACGACCTTCAAACCCCGAAACCACGCTCGAGTTTTCCAGGTTTAAAGCCTGGTGATAAATGGTGTCTCTGTACTGCCAGATGGATAGAAGCAGAAGAGGCGGGTGTGGCGCCCCCGGTTAATCTACCGGCAACACATAAGGCCGCCTTAACTCTTGTGCCCCTCAAAACTCTACAAAAATATCAAACTAAATAA
- a CDS encoding copper-binding protein, giving the protein MKQIIIALVCLLSSYAIANPEWVNGEIVRIDPSRDRIVLKHEYIASIRMHAMTMPFGTSKDLNLDAYRPGDKVRFQIKVVDGTLDIAAIEKLK; this is encoded by the coding sequence ATGAAACAAATTATTATCGCTTTAGTTTGCTTGCTATCGTCTTATGCCATAGCAAACCCAGAATGGGTCAATGGTGAGATCGTCAGAATCGACCCATCCCGTGATCGTATTGTGCTTAAGCATGAATATATTGCCAGTATCAGAATGCATGCAATGACCATGCCTTTTGGTACCTCAAAGGACTTGAATCTAGATGCCTATCGTCCTGGTGATAAGGTGCGCTTTCAAATCAAAGTGGTAGATGGCACTTTGGATATCGCTGCTATTGAAAAGCTGAAATGA
- a CDS encoding heavy-metal-associated domain-containing protein, which produces MKMINFILAISLLGLSQAALASMKVTVNGMVCSFCAQGIEKSLLKLDETKAVLVDLKNKVVIVEAKDGKTLNEKLIKEEITDSGYDVVSVETIPQTVAQFKEQMKAKK; this is translated from the coding sequence ATGAAAATGATTAATTTTATATTGGCAATTTCTTTACTAGGATTGAGTCAAGCAGCTTTAGCTAGTATGAAAGTCACAGTAAATGGTATGGTCTGCTCTTTTTGTGCGCAAGGCATCGAAAAGAGCCTCTTAAAACTCGATGAAACAAAGGCGGTATTAGTTGATTTAAAAAATAAGGTTGTGATAGTTGAGGCAAAAGATGGAAAAACGCTTAATGAAAAGTTAATCAAAGAGGAGATTACCGATTCTGGTTATGACGTTGTTAGTGTTGAAACAATTCCACAGACAGTCGCTCAATTTAAAGAGCAGATGAAGGCTAAGAAATGA
- a CDS encoding alternative oxidase, whose product MSESIHYTPIDISDRVALAFTKGMRFFADTFFKKRYGHRAVVLETVAGVPGMVAGMWTHLTSLRSMKIGYGPKIRTLLAEAENERMHLMTFIEIAKPNVFERYLVLFTQAIFWNFFFIIYVFFPRTAHRIVGYFEEEAVYSYTEYLKEIDEGRTPNVPAPRIAIDYWKLGSDATLRDVVIAVRNDEAHHRDTNHQFACDYDH is encoded by the coding sequence ATGAGCGAATCTATCCACTACACCCCCATTGATATTTCTGATCGAGTTGCATTGGCGTTTACCAAGGGTATGCGCTTTTTTGCTGACACCTTTTTTAAGAAGCGGTATGGACATCGAGCCGTTGTTTTAGAAACCGTAGCAGGTGTTCCAGGAATGGTTGCTGGTATGTGGACTCACTTAACCAGCCTTCGTAGTATGAAAATTGGCTATGGACCAAAGATTCGTACGCTTTTAGCGGAAGCTGAGAACGAAAGAATGCATCTAATGACTTTTATCGAGATTGCTAAGCCTAATGTGTTTGAGCGTTATCTCGTCTTGTTTACTCAGGCCATCTTCTGGAATTTCTTTTTTATTATTTATGTGTTTTTTCCAAGAACAGCACATCGCATAGTTGGCTATTTTGAGGAAGAAGCGGTCTACTCCTATACCGAATATCTAAAAGAAATTGATGAGGGACGCACGCCTAATGTGCCGGCTCCAAGGATCGCTATTGATTACTGGAAGCTTGGATCTGATGCAACCCTTCGGGATGTCGTGATTGCCGTTCGTAATGATGAAGCGCATCATCGGGATACGAACCACCAATTTGCGTGCGACTATGACCATTAG